The following coding sequences are from one Bdellovibrionales bacterium window:
- a CDS encoding CpsD/CapB family tyrosine-protein kinase, with translation MDKLEKAMQKARQERSLNVTMPHGAAAGNAAAHHAPPRLKSNKALIDITDDQLQRSRILAHRSRSPEADVFRLLRTQVLQIMAREKYKTLAITSPNYGDGKTTIGLNLAFSIALDLKQTVLMADLDLRKPNLHEFLGLTPAVGLSDYLLHDTPLPDCLLRLSFERLALLPAGAPLDESSEALGLPKMAALAHEMKTRYPDRLVIYDMPPVLAQDDSLAFVPHVDAVLVVVREGKTKTDDVTRTLELLASANIIGIVLNETLS, from the coding sequence ATGGATAAACTTGAAAAGGCCATGCAAAAGGCAAGGCAAGAACGCTCGTTGAACGTGACCATGCCTCATGGCGCGGCGGCAGGGAATGCCGCCGCCCACCATGCCCCGCCCCGATTAAAGAGCAATAAAGCTTTAATCGACATCACCGACGATCAACTGCAACGTTCGCGCATTTTGGCGCACCGCTCACGCAGTCCAGAAGCGGATGTGTTTCGTTTGCTGCGCACGCAGGTTTTGCAGATCATGGCGCGTGAAAAATACAAGACACTGGCCATCACCAGCCCCAATTATGGCGATGGCAAAACAACCATCGGTCTTAATCTGGCGTTTAGCATCGCGCTGGATTTGAAACAAACCGTTTTGATGGCAGATTTGGACTTGCGCAAACCCAATTTGCACGAATTTCTTGGCCTGACTCCTGCGGTGGGCCTCAGTGATTACTTGCTGCACGACACGCCGCTGCCCGATTGCCTTTTGCGCCTTTCTTTTGAACGGCTGGCTCTTCTCCCTGCTGGTGCTCCCCTTGATGAATCGTCGGAAGCGCTGGGCCTACCCAAGATGGCCGCGCTCGCGCACGAGATGAAGACACGCTACCCCGACCGCCTGGTTATCTATGATATGCCGCCCGTTCTGGCACAGGACGATTCCTTGGCCTTTGTTCCGCATGTCGATGCGGTTCTGGTGGTTGTGCGCGAAGGGAAGACAAAAACGGATGACGTAACCCGCACCCTTGAACTTCTTGCCTCGGCCAATATTATCGGGATCGTTTTGAATGAGACTTTATCATGA